In the genome of Populus trichocarpa isolate Nisqually-1 chromosome 10, P.trichocarpa_v4.1, whole genome shotgun sequence, the window TGTGTCCTTACACGAGGATATTATTAATAACATCAAATAAAAGCACTAGATTTTTTCCATACCCATGATggggttttaacttttaactacAAATAAAAGTGGGGCTATaacatatcttcttttttttctttttttgaaagcGAGGCATTCCACTTAATTCTTAcacattaaaactaattaatttatttaaaggttcttgaataataataataataatacagagAACAAACTTTCTCACTAACCTCACTGAACAACGagtattacttttatttattttatttttatgagacaATAATTATACATGACCATGTATGCACGATCACGATCCCCACCGCATTAACAAGAGCGGGTTGGGTGGACTTGCACCATTGATTCCCAACTTTGAAGCACTTCTTTTGATTAATATCCGGTGTCAATTGAGCAATTAATTAAGGCTTAATGGTTATGGTACCGATGAAATCTTTAATGTCAAAAGTAAAAATCGACACCCCAGCGAATCAATGGTTCATGTATTTAAGGTGCAATCCGCAGTGCCCGGTTTTTATTAATGGTGCCGGCATCATAATCCCTTTCTGGGCATCCATATTTAAGGCTCCCAGCATCATACGATTGTGCTATTCGTGTCTTGTCACATAAAATACGTTTCATATATTATCTGCAGAAtcgtataatatatatatacattttagaGTACAAATCTTCACAGCTGCATCAACCAGTGCTAACAATATCTTTGAAAACTATAttcccaaaatatatatttgacaaTTATAGTTTAATAGTCGAAATATTGGTAAATCAAATGATATGGACAAAGACTTGAATTCATGAGTTATATTGGAGGGATACCATCGAGTTCAGGGTCAAAAGCAGAAACAACAGTCGCCCTCTGAGGCCTGATCCTGCCATGTATTTACCAGTTTTAGACGGCCACTAAGAATATCAAACAGTATCAAACAACCTGAAATATACTATAAGATAAAATCTCGCTGTTTCTGttccttctttttatattaaagcAATGAGCTTTCAAGCTCCCCAGTTTCACGGCTAGGAAGGAAAGTCGTGCATTCTGCATTTGGAGGACAAACATTCCAGGCCCAAAATGGCAAAGATATAAGACAATTGCACACTATTAAGCATCATCTGTcagcaaaattataaataaaaaggaatagaTTACACCCATTGTTGCTTTGTGGCTTCCATTCTCTCCAATAAACCATCGATCTCTTCTTGCATTCTCTGCTTCATGTTATAGTAATCACAATGTGTATTTTCCAAAGCCTTCAGTTCTTCCATTTTCTTCCTTCGTCTTTCTCCCGTCTCTTGCAAACTCAGTTTTGCCAGCTTCTCTGCATATTCTTCTTCTAACTTATCAGACTTTGCCCGAATCATCTGCCTGTAACCTTCAGCCTCCCTCCGTGCCTCATCTGCCTTGCTCTGGAACATTCTTGCTTCTGCTTCTTTGATCCGCACAACGCTTTCTAAGCTATCAAATCCATCATTCTTCTGTAACTTCCCAAACTTAAACTCACTTCCAATTTTTAGGTCATCAAGGAGGGCAGCTTTGATGTTATTCCGGTGTAGATCATTTGGTAGTGAATCACGTCTTCCACTTGAAGAGCCCATGTTGTCAATGGTATATTTTGGAGGAAGAGAAGGTGCTGACAGCATGGGGACTGCATCTTTTCTAAGGCTAGCTTCTGTTGGCATCAATTCCTTCGCAGAAACACCAGAAGCAGGAAAATCTGACATATTATCTGCATCTAAAATCCCCAAGGAAGATACATTATACAATTTGAATTTctgaagaaataattaaataaataaccatgaaaattaaagaagttGAAGTTCACAATCTAGGGATAGCAAATGTTGATTAATGCTGTAAAAGAAGGgacttttctttcctcttttttttttttttaaaaaaatgattttacttCGATTTTTCCCCTTCATATACAATAAGGAAATAAACATTGAACAAACATGCTAAAATCCCATTTATATTACAGTCCAGCGCAAGCAGTCAAGGATATGACATTTCCTGGTTATGAGAAACAACATCAGCACAAGCGAGGTGCAGGACATCACATGAACATTTGACTTGCTCCATCGAGGTTCAGAGCAATCAAAAAGGCAGTACACATGGCCACCAATCCCACATCAGAAGGCATATTATTAGGCAAGTTACTTGTAACCAAAATTCTCTACCACTACATACTTTTGAAAGGATAAGCACACATACTGCATGACCTAGACCTTCGTTGCTCAAAACTGCAAAGCTCAAGAAATGAGAGCTTGTGTTTGAACTGATCCGCTTTTAGATGGTAACTATTGCATGTAATCACCCAGATATAAGAAACCAGGCATCCTACATTAAAGAAATAACCTAGGCCATTTTGTAAATCAAGTTTTTACAAACTAAACGTTTCAGACAAATTACAGATTTAGATAATTCATTTTGTAAATCAAGTTTTTACAAACTAAACGTTTCAGACAAATTACAGATTTAGATAattcataaaggaaaaaaagctGTTGGAAGAGCAGTTGATGTTGTCCCTAGAGTTGTTTGCTAATAGTAATATGTATGGAAGGACCAAGAAAACCTTCAACATATATTTGATGCAAAGATATTTTGAAGGATTATGTGGTCTATCAACTGTAGCCTGAATACTCTCACTAATAGGCAAACTAATGCAATCCTTAACATACTGATCGATTGTTTTTCTTCAGCTCTCTTTAGCCCGGTGTCTCTAAAGCATTGTAAATTTTCCCCAATATCAAATTCTTCTCCAGAAACCTTTCGTCATGACCTGTGGTGCAGGTGGCAGGCATGTCTGCACTATTGGTTTCGAAAAAGATCTACCATCTTTGTTTACCATCTTTGTTTCTATCTGCATTATCTAAAATTGTCTTCtacaaaaatctaaaataatcaaGTAAACAGACTGATGAATTGGACACCGTTCTGTAAAAAAGATTACAAACAAGCTCAACCACttcaaattgattttctaaTGCAAGATAACCAAACTCAAGTCCCAAGAGTCCATCATATACACCTCAGGTCCATTATACAGCCACAACTGATCAGaaataaaactatcaaatttaCAGCACCATCAAAGGGCTTAAAGAACATGTTACACCAATAATGACTGTGTTCACAAGCCTAAACATGAATCTATTGAGCTCttcaaaaatgaaatcaaacatGTTTGAATTCATCTTGTTAAATAAACCCTCTCCAATTATGCTCGCGCATaagcaataataaaattaaatgaaccTAAAAGAGATTTTATCAAACCTCCAAACAACTTCGTTCAGTTGCAGCCAAAAAAAAAGGCAGCACAATTTTCAGATTGGCACTCAAGCTTGGCTTGCAATAATGAATAGACCAAGTTTCATGTGTGACATAGTTATCTGTGTGCTTAGGCTTCTCCTCTTTACATAACAATTGGAtctcaaaccaaaacaaagccttcttaaaatttattggaGCTGAGCTCGGATATAATGTCTCATGCCAGACTTGGGCTTGATCTGAGcttgaacataaaaatatacaaatagaAAAACCTTTTTGTACCCCTAGCTTTTAACTCCTTATTCAGAGTCAATATGTTTTAATTGCACTTTTAGAGTCTTTTATGATCTTAACTTCTATGCCCTTGGCCTCAGGTTTTTGGGCATGTCCCGTCTTTAAGAGTCAGAGCTTAGAAGAAAACCATCAAAAGGCTCAGAGCTTAGAAGAAAACCATCAAAAGCCATGCCAAACACTCAACATAGTTACTATAAAAGAATTGTTTAGGGTGAAGAAACCAGCAGAATTATTCACacagataaatataaaatgaccTATGCACAACTTATCACATCACCTTCAATAAACTTTAGCTCAACCCTTGTAGGCATTTATTTGAGCTCCAacagattaatttatttatgtaaggAAATTTATTTGGAGAAAAAGGATAAAGGTTACAGCTTAAAAGAAGACATCAGTGACCAGAAAAGAACATGCAAACTTTAATCAACAAAGCTCTGTCCATACagagaaatctttttttttcttctagaaaTTCTATCAGGCTTCAAACGACAGCCTTGTGACAGAAGAATTCAGATTTTCACCAACAAATTCACTTGGATAGTTCAACCATCTAACGATTTAACTAATGAGAAGAAATAGCGCATATATTGCATAGAAAAAGCAGGAGTTCAAAGTTCGAAAACTTACAGGTAAAGAACTGAATAATGGCGATACAGGCATCTTTAGAAgatatcatttttctttcaagcTTGGAAAGCAAGTCCTCAGCTTTGGTATTTAACTCCTTGCCTTTGAAATCCTGACTTCCCTTGAAAATCTTCGCAACACAATCAAGCTCCTTTATCAGTGTTTCTAGTCCCCAATCCTTTGCACAGCACACAAACACATCCTTGACAAAACCGAACATCTCCGAAGCATGATTGCATCCAATGCAGTGAAATTGCATCTCACTCGTCCCTGATGGACCCTTCAAGCTAGGACCAGGTCTAATGAGATTCTTTTGTATGCCACATGCAGCATGACACCAATGAGAGCAAACGTCACAGCCAACCCAACTGCAAGTATTGCTAGCACAGTCAAAATTCATACAGACAGGGCACATACATGAGCTGCAAAATCCCTTATTCCCTGAGCAAAACTTACAGTCACAATCATCCACAGGCAATATGCTCTTGCAATTCACATTCCTACAcctcaaaaacaagaaaatttccACCAACTCGTTTGTAGGAAGCCGAACTTTCCCAGAAACAAAACTTCCATGCCCCATTTTGACCGCAACTAAAATTTCCAACTGGTCCTTTTGGCTCTTTAAGAGAGTCTCCTTGGTAAGATCAGACCTTCTTTCAAGCCAGTTTTGAAGGCCAACTAACTCGTCTCTCTTTTCAGGCATGGCGATAAGATTCTTCAAGTACTCCTTGGTGGATTCCAATGTTTCTTCGGCTACCTCTTGAATGATCTGAGCCATAACAGGAATAGTCTCAGAAACAATCTGACGAAGAATTCTCCCCGGTCTAGAAAGCTTTTTTGCTCTACCTTCTGCATCTCCACTCTCCAAACCTCTCAAATTCTCCGAATCCCTTCTCCTAGAATCACCTGAATAAGCATCTAAGCGAGGCCTGGCCGGCAATTCAGatggaaaaaatgaaagattatCAGAACTGGTAGTCTTATAGAGACTATTATTGCACGAATCCTTATTCGTTGCACGATTACCTTGCATCAcagaaccaccaccaccatgatTGTTATTGTTCAGAGCAACAATCCCGTCTGCAATAGGCCTAAACCGGCTATGAACCGATCCATTAGTCCCTTCCCCTCCACACCAAATTTGATCATCTCTCCCTACAGAGTACTCGTAATTCTCAGTTGAATTGCGAGTCATAGAACAACTAGGATTATGTGAAAACGGATGTGAATACGAATATGAAAGTGAAGCGGCAGTGAAATCATTAGAACATGTTGTTTGTGTGTTGTTGTTTGAtagtgttgctgctgctgctgccgccgCACCCAAAAACTCATGTCGATTTCGCTCAATCAAAGGATCAACATTTTGCAATGCATTGGGTGCAGTTAGA includes:
- the LOC7462654 gene encoding protein OBERON 3; the encoded protein is MPFQSTIKAKVSTLSPRLSPTPPSPPILSPPVKSLTFENKTKAMFGEKDRVSNGEAESERSLNQGNPGEKMSGFSQKGIDFLRESKMGFDGFGLKPQELTLSYLCENNHNNPKLGFSLKGKEVIFSDNSNQDEKWVERDFLNLSETKSNSSSKRQVPREEDEEVEENSSRDKKPKLESTLNLSLALPDVSLSLTAPNALQNVDPLIERNRHEFLGAAAAAAATLSNNNTQTTCSNDFTAASLSYSYSHPFSHNPSCSMTRNSTENYEYSVGRDDQIWCGGEGTNGSVHSRFRPIADGIVALNNNNHGGGGSVMQGNRATNKDSCNNSLYKTTSSDNLSFFPSELPARPRLDAYSGDSRRRDSENLRGLESGDAEGRAKKLSRPGRILRQIVSETIPVMAQIIQEVAEETLESTKEYLKNLIAMPEKRDELVGLQNWLERRSDLTKETLLKSQKDQLEILVAVKMGHGSFVSGKVRLPTNELVEIFLFLRCRNVNCKSILPVDDCDCKFCSGNKGFCSSCMCPVCMNFDCASNTCSWVGCDVCSHWCHAACGIQKNLIRPGPSLKGPSGTSEMQFHCIGCNHASEMFGFVKDVFVCCAKDWGLETLIKELDCVAKIFKGSQDFKGKELNTKAEDLLSKLERKMISSKDACIAIIQFFTYADNMSDFPASGVSAKELMPTEASLRKDAVPMLSAPSLPPKYTIDNMGSSSGRRDSLPNDLHRNNIKAALLDDLKIGSEFKFGKLQKNDGFDSLESVVRIKEAEARMFQSKADEARREAEGYRQMIRAKSDKLEEEYAEKLAKLSLQETGERRRKKMEELKALENTHCDYYNMKQRMQEEIDGLLERMEATKQQWV